GagatgaagatgaggaggagggggGTACCTACCACTGTACGGAGTGTGAGGACTCCTTTGACAACCTCGGGGAACTGCATGGTCACTTCATGCTACATGCCCGGGGTGAGGTTTAGGTAGGGCCACCAGGGAGCTGGTGGAGGGGTGGGTAGGAGCAGGGGCTGAGGAAGCTGCAGTGGGGGCTGGGGGTCCCACCCATGTGTTGTCTTAGCAGTAGATATGTGAAGGGCAGAATGAATAAAAGCCAGATTGTGTGTAACTGAGTATGGTGAATGCAGTCTGCACCAGCATCCCTCTGCTTCCCCTCCTGAGTGCCACGATTACCAACATGCACCTCCGGGACTGATTTTATGTGATGCTAGGGATTAAACTTTGGCCTTTGAGccaaaaaagggaaggaaaggtcCATCCCAGCCGTTTTTTGTTTggcttcattttttctttttctttttttctttcttttttttatgaacTGAATGCCAGTAGGTAAGCAAGTCTTGTTACAAATGGTGACAAGACACCAAATGGGATCCAACGGAGAGGCACTTAGTTCATGTCAGCGATGCCTTGATTGTGTAGCCTCAGCTGATGGGAAAGCCATACACCATCTGCAAACACACCTGGCTTTCACCTTCATAGCGTAGGTTTCCATTGGAAACTGGCACTTTGTAGAAACACAAGACTGAGCCAATGGGAAGCCTGCTTTGTGCTGCAACCAGACATCTCTGTGGAACGAAGGGATGCACACGTGCAGTGGGGCGAGTTGAGGGGAGATCTGGGGGAGTGGGTTGGAATCGGAGGTTGTCGGTATGACTCATGACTCCTGTATAACCACATGATGCATCATATTTAGTGGCAGACCATAGTTTTTAaaccatgttcattttttttttttaatttttttttttgagacagggtttctttgtggttttggagcctgtcctggaactagctcttgtagaccaggctggtctcgaactcacagagatccgcctgcctctgtctcccaagtgctgggaattgggTGTCCTGGTGCTGCGCAGGGTGTTCAggcttggaatcccagcactatggagggtGTGACACATGGCTgagagctcaaggctagcctgggcttagGCAGTGatgtccctgtctcaaaaaaaacagtGCACACACCAGAAAGACTAAGAAATGAGGCTTTGAGATAGGCCATACTAATTGGTAGAAGCCTGGCACCAAAGCTGCTTTAAAAATCAAAGGCTGATTATAGTAATAGCTACCATTTACCAAATGTTTACTGTTGCCAAGCCCTGCTCTGAGGTGCATTACACGGGTTAGCTCATAGGAGCTTGGCAGCTAGGAGCCTCTAGGAATAGGACCCAAATTACCAGAGTGGCACCGAAAGTCTGCTCACAGTGGACCAGGCCTGTCTCAGCGCTTCATGTGGAGAAAAGCACAGCGTACCGGGCTGACCCAGCTGACTCTCCGAGTTTCTGAAGTGGCACGCGACTGAAGCAGCTATGCCCTCGCCCCTGAGGGTTGTGTCGTGACAGGAGGGACACGTGTTGAGACAAGCCATGGAGTGTGGAGCTCGGCGCTCGGCTTCGTGACGCACTTcggtaatcccagcattctggggctgaggcaggaggagtgcaAGGCCGTCACGGGCTGCAGCAGCAGTCTGTTTGAAAGCTCCAGGGTTGCCTGAGGGAGTGCTGGGGGGAGGTCTAAGGTAGGTGCCTGCTTGGGGTGCTTGAGAGGGAGTGGAGGGGGCAAGAGGAAGTAGGCCTGGTGACTGCAGGGAGCTGAAAGGTGTGGAGGGCCAGGCAGGCTTCAgtaccaggaactgaacccagggcccctGTGCATAATGGGCAAGtgttctgctacagagctacacCCCAGTCCCCACAGGACTGGTTTCtgtagacttttgttttaggtttggTCTCATGGTTCATACTGACCTTGAATGCACTGTGTTGTCACCTGGAGTTTCTGATCTCGCCTCCGAGTGCTAAGATCACAGGTGTGAGCCTCCTCCAAGTCCAACTTTATGCATTGCTGGGACTGTAGCTAGGACTTACTTAGCTCATGTTAGACAATCACTctcccaactgagccacatctccagcctatTCGGGAACGTCTTAGAACTGCTACCACGGGTATAGAGGTTGAGCCCGTGTGGGAAGTCCACAGCCAGTAAGGAGCAGTTTATATTCTGACCACTAAGTCAGAAGCAGTGCCTCACAGCTCGGGTCTGGTTTGCAAGAGCACCCGAAATTCTCCATACCAGCTCTGTGAGAGGTAAGTAATATCCTGGCTTTTGTTGGAAATGGAGATCTCGTTGGGctgtgatggcacaggcctttaatcccagcacttgagaggcagaggcaggtggatctctataagtttgaggacagcctggtctacagagggagttccaggacaacaagggctgttacacagacaaaccctgtctcgaaaaaacaaaaacaaacaaaaaattgtagATCTGGATTGCCAAACCCAGTCTCATGGTCAGTAGTTTGGCAGAGCCATGTAGAGGTCACCTCCCATGGAGAAGGCCTTCTGTTCCCCTTGTCACCTGGATGCTCCAGCCTCCACAAAGGAGCTTTGCATTGTAAGTGTATTAGGCTTCAGAGACAGGAACTGGCTCCTTCACTGAAGAGTCTGCCATGAGAGTGGCTTCTGACTGCccaactccagttcaggggatctggcgccctcttctggccttggttgTCCATGCACACTCACCCATGCACATGTctggacaatttgcaggagtctCCCACTGTACTCCAGAGGTCAGacagatcctcaggcttggcaaGCACTTTGTCTGCTGAGTTGTATCATTTTTGGTACCCTGTTGAAAGCTCACATGCCGAAATGTcttctgtaatttatttttcaaatttttatgtgcatttggtgttttgtctgcatgtatatctgtatgagggtgtcacaGACAGtcgcgagctgccatgtggttgctgggaattgagccctgtTCCTCTGGAAGTGgttcctcttaaccactgagctatctctctctagcccccaaaatgtcccttttggtttttcaggcCAGTGTTTCTCTAACTTTGGaccctgttctgaaactagctctgtagaccaggctggccttgaactcacagagatccacctgtctctgcctcccgagtgctggggttaaagtgtgtgtcaccactgcctggccccaaaTTGTCTTTTAAAACCCATCCTTTTCATAACTGATAATAGCTGAGCATCCGAAAACTGGCATCAAATCCATGCTCATGGAAAGGATTATCTTGGTCCATTTATGTTGGCATAGCAATATGCTTGAGGctgtatacttaataaagaatgtaaatttatttcagctctggaggctgggaaattCAAGATCAAGGTCTGATGGGCTTGTTGCTCCCTTGTTAGCCGTGTTTGAGGAGGCCTCTCAAGGGCTGATTGGCTCAGTTTCAGCCCATGGTCACCTGGCTCTGTGGGCCTGTAGTGGAGCAGAACCAATCATCTCATGAGGTTAGGAGCAGAGGCTATCCTGCAGATCTAGGCTCTCAATGCAGTCAGGTTGAGGTTAGTCATCACCCAACATTTctattgttacttcataaccaTTGTTCTGTTAGTCATGAATCACAgggtaaatatctgtgttttctttttttttttaagataatgtgtgtgtgtgtgtgtgtgtgtgtgtgtgtgtgtgtgtgtttatttatgtatagtgttctgcctgcatgtttgtctgcaggccaggagagggcaccagatctcattatatatgattgtgagccgccatgtgatttttgggaattgaactcaggacctttggaagagcagccactgctcttaacctctgagccatctctccagcccgtatttgtgttttctgatggtcttaggtgacccatgAAAGAGTCGTTTGAACACACAGagtcctgacccacaggttgagaaccactactctaaagGCTCGAACACTCAGTACTGTCACACCGAGTCTCGGGATCCTAGCACATAGATGACTGATAAAGGGCAGCATGCTCCCAGGTGTGATCCATACCTTCATGCCCTCCTGTCATGAGGCTGCAGTGGAAAGCACAGTGGCTGCCATTATGGTCAGCAGCTGGTCAGGACCTGAGAACTGAGATGGGCATTCTAAAGGACTAGACATACAGGATGCAGGTGACAGTGCTCAAAGCTCAGACTCGGGGAAAGGAGGATTGAGGGCCTAGAGAAACAGGCCTGCCTGTGATACCAGCTACTCCAGAGACAGGTCAAGCCCTGTGCAGTTCGGGCAGACTGATCAATTGGGTTGGTACTTCCACCTCAAGATGGCCGCACGGTGGCTGTTGTCTTCAGAGTCCAGAAAGGTGCTGGTGTTAAAATGTTGCAGGAGAGGTAGGGTGCCCTCCAGACCCCATGGCTGTTGTGGCCACCTTCATGTCCTTAGCCCTCTGCTATCACACCCAAGCaggcaagtttcttttttttttttttttttttttttttttttttttttttggtttttcgagacagggtttctctgtggttttggagcctgtcctggaactagctcttgtagaccaggctggacttgaactcacagagattcgcctgcctctgcctcccgcaggCAAGTTTCTTGCCCCTCTCCTATTCTGTCCTCGCCTCAAGCTCAGAACTGAAGCCTGACAGTTTGCTGAAAGCCTTATTATCATTGAGCTCTTTGGAAGGCTGGCCTCCAGCTAAAGCCCTAAGTCAGCCATGACCCAGTCAAGAGTGCATGCTGAACCGCACCCTACACACTGTCTTGACGGGTGAGGCAGTGAAGGCTGGAGACACGGTATTTCTTACCCCTAGGAGCTTGAATTCAAGTATAAGTCCCTCCAAAGCATGGCTGCAGGCCCTGAGGAGTGCTGCAGAGAAACTAGGGTAAGGGGCAAGCCAGGGCAAGTCCCTGAGCAGGCTGGGACTTCCTTCTTAGGAGGTGGCAAGGGTTGAGAGCTGAGTATCAGTGAGGCCTTTGGAGAGGGCTACAAATAATGCAAAGGGAACAAGTGCAAAGGTCCTGGGGCAGAACCCAGCCTGGTGTGGGCGTAGTTAGGAAAGAGTTGTAACCGGAGACTGTCCTTTtgttcccagccgcccagacccaaataatcacacagaaactagattaattacaatactgtttggtcgaGGATgtctcaggtgtatttctagctagctcttacatcttaacccatatttttattttatattttaccacgagggtcgtggtttgttacctcttgcttcttgggcagctacatggtgtccccctgactctgcctactctctatatctcttccagcctagctatattctgccctgcaataggccaaggcagcttctttattaaccagtggtaataaaacatatttgcagcatacagaggggagtcccacatcaaaCAGTGATTGTACAGCTGAGAGGGAGGTGACTGCTTGATCCTCACAAGTTTTCAGTTGCTATACATAGGGTGTCAGTGGACTCCATAAAGCAATACAGTGTGTCTTTAGCAGAGGCTGgaagtgggtggtggtgggaaagGGGGTCAGCCAGGAGTCGGGGATATCGCTGCATGAGAATTTGCCTGAACACAGTAGAGTGCACAACTTACCAGTATGGTGGCAGTTGAGCTGACCAGAGACCGCAGGAGACATACCAATCCATTTTACATCTTTTGTCATTCAGGTGGTTGTACCTCATGCATGGGGTTTGGGCTGTAGACACAAACTCAGAGACCACCATCGATGCCATTACAAGCCTTGGTAACCTTGACATCTGAGGGCTTTGAGGGTTGTACTTGATGAGATTTTATCTGTTTGGAGTCAAGGAAGCAAGTGTGGGGGTTGAGAGAATACCTGAGGCAGAAACAAGGCTTTCACCAGGTGCCAAAGGGAAGGCTTCACTTCTGTACACTTTagtatcttggaagaaaaaaaagtgttagcCAAATGACTACACCCATTTCCCATTCATCACCCCAGAAAAAGAGCTCCAGGCTAACCCTGTCACACATCCCACACACCAGCGGGAGGTGACATTTTCCATGTGAGAACTGCTGTCCAGACTCAAGggtgttataattttaaaaaaacggcatgagagaaagatgccatgtgacAGAATTCACGTGGAGGGGTTTTAGGGGAAAGGGAAGctaaaaagagggaagggggcggggagactggcctctggcgacaggagcagcagaagagagaaggcggagagacaggcagaaaagCAGGGACagatgagacagagaaaaagacaggtAGGAGGTGGGCAGggaccttttaaaagggaacattaTCGGTGTTACagaggaggtgctcttagtggctacagctgaggacctgtcagaaccccaagggcaggccagtgcagatgcctgaatactaacacagAGTAACTGGTCTGAGGTGAAGCCAGCAATTGGACAAGGAGCTGGAACTGACACCTGCCTCCTGCTGTGACCTCTCCTGTATGGGACAGGGACCTAAAATAATGGCAGCTTAATTCCTGTTCCTGTCACATCGTAACAATGCTTGATGACAGCAGCCCAGGCTCCTCCTATCTTGTTGCTCTGCTATTCTGTGTTGCTTTTGACTTTATGGTGACGATTGCTGGGTAACCACGTCCAATTCCacggagaaagggagaggaaaggtaAGTCTCTCCCAAACTTGGGAACTCTACCCAGAAATTTAGTCAGACCTTGGTCACAGTGCCACAGCTAGCTGCAAGGGAATCTGGAAagtgtgtttttgtttggctCATTAAAAATTGACAGGAATAATTTCTACCACATCCACTTCACCTGtggcctttttgtttttccaaatagggtttctctgtcctggaactttgtagaccgggctggcctcaaactcacaggcgtgcaccaccatgcccagctcacctTTGGGCTTTTAAAACATTCCTCAGGGACAAATACAGACTCAGTGGGACTCATTCCCAGGGCAAGGATGACACCCACTACTCTGCCCCTATTGACAGTTAAACTCTTCACTGGGCCTTTCAGGAAAGTCGTAACCAGGGCCTCCACAGGAAATCTCAGTGTTGGCCAAATGGCAGAAGGCATCTCTGTTTGATTCCAAACTAGTTCTTCTGTAGGGCTGGGCCAGCTCTGCCCTGTGCCCCCTGCTCCCCACTTCCATATGTTCCCCAGCAGTTCCCACTCAAAAGCCAGGGCTCACTCTTTAGATATTTTAACATGGATGTTTGGTTTTTAGACACCCTTTCTGTTGGTTTACTCATGGCACCACATTTGTGCATATAAAAATAGCCCATCACTAGAATGGTACACAAAAGTAGTGAAAATGGGGCGTAAATTATCTGGCAGTGGGTAGTACCTTGTAACACCCTTGCCCCTCTGAGTTGGGGAAAGCTGGCATAGGGATGGAAGAGAAAAGGGCCTAAAACTGTAGGCCCCCCAACCCAGCCCCCGTACCTCAGGGTCTGGAACTCACCCAGCATCGCAGGCTAGCAGCActtcccttccctgcccccacccaggCACCAAGCCAGGGTAATTTCCTCCtgcagcccctggcatccatctggGAAAAATTAAAGGTGATTATAGAATCTGAAGCTATTTAACTGGGAATGGGGAAGATAGGAGCAATTTTCCCTCCTTGCTTTCTCAATGCATCTATTTATCCgatgcctctgcttctggaaagACCCTATGTTCTCCAAAGCCCACAGATGTGACACTCGACTTGTGCCTTCCTGGCAGGGTAATGAAATCCTCCCAGGAGATCCGGACCCTGGCATGGGTGGATCCCCCAGCTGTAGAGCCCCATCACTGCAGAGAGGGCTCCTGTCTACTCAGCTCCCCTAAGCATGCCCGCTGTAGTGTTGATGGCGCCCTGCTTTCTGGGCAATATCCCGGCCACACTCAGTCCAGGCAAAGGAGCTAGGGGTGGTGTGGGTTTCATGGACCTGGTGGTGCTGCCTGAGAAGCGGACTGGGTCTACTGGGTCTTGGGTGAGCACCGTGGGGAGGGCTTGGCAGTAGGACTGTGGCTGCATTGGTGGATCAGGGCCTTGCTGGAGGGGCATGAGCAGGCACAGGTGAAGCAGAATGAAGAAGGCTTCCTGCAGCTTATGGACCATAAAGTCTTCCAGGTGCTCTTTCGTCATGTGACGCTCCGGGAAGTTGGCATCGGTGAACGTGATGAGGCAGTGGGTGCACTGTGGAACTCCTAGGTGGCCTGGGGAATATGGGGGAAAGCGAAGGGCAAGGCCAGGAGGAATCTCCATGCCCTGTCCTGGGCCTTGGAACCACACCAGCCATCACCAGTGACTAGGCTGTGTGTGGATGAGCAGACTGAAAAAGAAACGAAAGAGTGCAGCCAGTTTTAGAACCCGAAGTCGGCCTGTCCGACAAAGCGGTGTGCACGGTGATCAAGACACTGCCTGAGGCGAATCTCCATACCCTAGGCAAGGACAAGTTTCATCATCCAAAAACTGGGGTCTTGATCTTAGCAACTCCATACATTGTAATGCTACAATGTCGGCAATTACTGCTCCTGAGACAGTGACAGGCAGCCCTGACGCCTGGGAGCTGACACCCCTAGGCCTGTCTAGAGAGCAGATGCAATTTCACAGAACGTCAGTTAGAGACAAGGCAACGATGGGATCCAGACAAGAATGAATATTACCCAAGCCATGAGCGTGACAGCTGCTGTGCCAACTTCAGccccagtccctccctccctcccgggTCAGGCTTACCATCACTGACAGGTGCACgcgcctttagccccagcacttggaaagcagaggcaggcaggtggccctctgagttcaaggttagcctggtctataggacagtcagggatacacactTGGCTCCCAGATGTCTGAGCTGCTTGTTACTGTCTCAGGAGCAGTCAGTTGCAGACACTGTAGCGCTGCGCCAAGTTactgagactttgtctcagaaaaacagaacaaaaagaaaaaaaaaccaatcatgGATGCCTCTGCATGCTGAACTCTTTGAACTCTTCCTGAAAACCACACACAAACCTAATCCTGTAACACcgccctttaaatttttttttcacttttttcaagataaggtttctctgtgtagccctggctgtcctggaactcactctgtagaccaggctggccttgaactcagagatccacttacctctgcacaccccccccccccagtgctcggattaaagacatgtgctaccaccaaCAACCCTATAAACCCTGTTTAACACTCTTCCTGCCTAGAGACTACCCCCAGTAAAGGACAAAGGGTAtgcctcagtggtagagcccctgcataGCATGCACAAGTCTCTGATATACatgtcatatatgtatatgaa
This genomic window from Chionomys nivalis chromosome 2, mChiNiv1.1, whole genome shotgun sequence contains:
- the Znf576 gene encoding LOW QUALITY PROTEIN: zinc finger protein 576 (The sequence of the model RefSeq protein was modified relative to this genomic sequence to represent the inferred CDS: inserted 2 bases in 1 codon; deleted 1 base in 1 codon) → MEIPPGLALRFPPYSPGHLGVPQCTHCLITFTDANFPERHMTKEHLEDFMVHKLQEAFFICFTCACSCPSSKALIHQCSHSPTAKPSPRCSXPRPSRPSPLLRQHHQVHETHTTPSSFAWTECGRDIAQKAGRHQHYSGHA